TATCGCGGGTGCCGGGTGGGCCGCTCATCTGGCCGGGGCCATTGCGGCACACACGACTTTGCCGGTGATCGGGGTGCCTGTCGACTCATCCCCTTTCAAGGGACTGGATCATGAAGAATCAAATCGCCGGTAGGTTGAAAAGACTGGGGTTTGCCACTGACAATAAAGGGTGACCGCTGCTGAGACCGCTGTGGTCTGTCCCCGTGGTGCACCTACTGACAAAGATCGCCCTGAGAGTGGCATCTCATATCAGTTGCTTCGTTTTGATATTCGTGAAACAGACCCATTACCTTTGAAAACGAAAAGGGCTTATTTAGGAGATCTGCCTTGTATTCGGTTTCTTCGTTTTCAAGGAGCATTCGGTATCTGTTTAAGTCACCGCTCATATAGATGGTTTTTACGCTGGGATAGTGCACCCGAATGTCTCTTACCATTTCAATACCGTTCTTAACCGGCATCTCGATATCCGTGAGAATGACATCAGGTTTAAAGTTTAGAAAGGCTAAATAGCCATCTTCACCATTCTCCGCCGTCTCCACATCATAAACCCCTTCTGTCTCCAGCATCTCCTTCATGAGAACGGTCAAGGCTTCATTGTCATCAACAATCAATATCCTCATCATTAGATCTCCGTGTTCACCCTTTCGCCGCAATCCCATCCATCCCTGTCCAGGAAAGGAGCTTGCGATGTTAATATCCTATTCGCCGGTCTTCTGTCATGAAAGACAAGAAAATATGGCCATCCTTCCACTGCACGTTTACCCTTTTGTCGTTCCGGCACGGTTCCGGCCGGAATCCAGAAGACCGGCAGACTGGATTCCGGCTGAGGGCATGCCGGAATGACGGGACAGCACACGGCTGTTTTTGTTGCGGTTATCGGCGTTAGTTATAAGACAGCCTTTAGCCCTCCTTTAAGCAACTGGCGTGCCACCCTTGGATGACGAGGTTAACTTATTGATATATGGAGATATATTCTAATATTTGCAGCGAGGGGAAAGACTGTTGTGAAGGGTTTTTCCTTCAGGGAGAGAATCGCAGCAGGAGGGGTGAAAATGCCTAACTATCTGAACATACGAGATATTTTGTATGAAGGGAATTCCGTACACTTAACCTTCCCTTTCCTGAAAATCCTCGAACGAAAATCATGCACCAACAGATCCCGCCCTTCTGATCAGTGATCCGTGTCAGTCCATCCGCAACTGTATTCCCGAGGGGAGAGATTCACCGAAGATTACGCTCTCTTCGTTCCGGTCCAGAGGAACCACTTCCTTCAAAGGCGTTATGTACTGTTCTGACCATTCATGGGGGGCGATCCAGGCTATTACGCGTTGCACAAGTTCCGGATCCAAGTCCCGCTTCCGGTCCCCGACGAGGCGGCTCATGTGGGCCAGAGCAGCGCCCACCGGCCTGAGGTCCCGCCATCCGGATTTTAAAATTCTGTCAACCCAGGAGGCAATCACGTCCGGCGGAATCACCCTGTCAACAGGCCCGTAAAGGGGTTCTCTGGCGCCGATCCTTGAAAGAGACCACCAGTATTGAGGTCGGGTTTTGCCGGGCCGAAGACTCTCTAAAAGAAGGCCTCCCAAGACGACCTTGTCATTCTGCGGGACTCGTTCCAGGTTGGCCGCAGTCATCCAGATCTCCATATGCTCCTGCGGAGCCAGCCTCTTCTTTTTGTCCCCCTTGCCGGGCTTGATCCGCGACAAAATTTCCTGTAATACCTTAACCTGCTGACCCGCGGAAAGTCCCCCTGCCACCCTGCGCCACAACACCCACCACTCGGACCGGATCTGGGCATGTTTGTCATGAACCAACCCTTCATGGAAGATCCTCCAGAGATTTTCAAGACGGTGCCCATCCAGGGGGTCCCCGAATCCCGGTCGCATGCAGAATCCGATCAGGTTCAACCACCGGGCCTCATGGTCCGGGTTTCGCCCCCTGGCCGATCTGAGAGACAGGAGTTCATCGGCGATTCGGCGTATCAAACCGAGGGGCCATAGTTCCTTTGGGCGATCGACTACAGCGGTGAGCGTCTTGATGAGGCGGGTGGTCTCTCTGTTCCCGTCCTTGGCAGAGAAGGCCTTTCTCACTGCTTCCAAGGCCTCATTCACCAATGATTCCTCAAAAACCTCTCTGTCCGACACCTCAGGTGGCGGGTCCGTTTGCCGCAACCGGAACTGGAACCGCCACCGGTGGGGACTCCGAGCAGATCGACACCAGACGGCCAGTGTCCCCATCTCCGTGTAATCAGCCTCCACCTCCACCGGGATCACAGTCTCCCCGGCCTTTTTGCCGAACTTGATCACTGTGTAAAGGGGGGGCAGCGGGGTGAGGGTATCATCGACAGGAACGAACTCCCCCACCCGGTCTCCTGTCCGGTAACTGGAGCTGTATAGATAAAATTGTACCGGTTGATTGGCAAGTACATGGAATTTTCTATCTGTCAGCGCGTTCGCGGTCCCCTCCGGCATGTGACGCTCCACCAGACAGACGGCTGTCTGCGGGAGAGAGGGGTGGGCAATCCCCTCCTCCGGCATATCCGTCTCAAGATGAACTCCCAGGTAGTAGGCCCGGGCGCTGCCGCTGTCTACCCGGACCCCCTGACCCTTTCTGACCAGACCGTAGTAAGAGGCCCCCACGGATACGGCAAGGTCCAGGTCAGGATTTTGAAGGATACGGGGCAGAGGTCCCTCTTCCACACCACACCATCTTGAAACCGCTTCTCGGATCCGTTCCTGAACAGGGGGAGGCTTCAACGCGGCGCCGTTAAAAAGAATCAGGTCCGGCCTCGGCGTCGCTTTTCCCAGCATCTCCCTGACATCCTCCCTGTGGTGTTCCAGAAATCGGATCAGGTGACGGGTAATGGCCGGATCCTGGGCATATGGCAGCCCGAACTCGATCATCCCCTGCCGGGGCTTCTCAATCAGGGATTCCCCCGGCGCGATCAGGGGGAAAAAGCCGTCCAGGATGGCCGATTCCACCTCTTCCTTAGACAATCGCGTGGATACCGTACCGGCGATCAACTTCCTCCCTTCGCCTAACAGGGTGATGGTCTCTGACTCGGAAAGGGAGTTAAGTAGCCTTTCCTTGGCCTGGCGGCATTGACTGCAAAGGGCCTGCCAGCGGTCCAGGCTTAACCGCCTGCCCATTTCTCCCTGGAGACGTGCTTCACACCGATGGGCCAGGGCAAGGTCCATGTTGTCGCCCCCCAGGATCAGGTGATCGCCCACTGCAATCCGTTCAAAGACCGGATGGCCGTTCCTCTCTCGAAGGGTGATGAGGGTGAAGTCGGTGGTTCCTCCCCCCACGTCACACACCAGAATCAATTCTCCGGGCCGGACAAACCGGTCCCACCCACCTTCATGCATGCTCAGCCAGCAGTAGAAGGCGGCCAGCGGCTCTTCCAGAAGGGTGATATGTCTTAATCCGGCCTGGGCAGCGGCCTCCATGGTCAGATCCCGGGCCACCTCATCAAAGGAGGCAGGCACGGTAATAAGCACATTCTGATTTTCCAGATAGCGCCCTTTGTCTTCCCTTTTATCCTGGTTCCAGGCCTCTTTGATATGTCTCAGATAGGCGGCGGTTACAGCAACCGGGGACATCCTCGCTATCTGACCGTCCCCCCCCCAGGGGAGGATAGGGGCCCTGCGATCCACCTTGCCGTGGCAGAGCCAGCTCTTGGCTGAGGAGACCAGCCGTTTGGGGACTTTTACCCCCTGGTTCCTGGCAAATGCGCCTGCAACCCCCTTTTTTTCAGAGGTCCAGGTCGCCTGCAGTCCATTGTTGTCCAGTTCATGATCGCCGGGGAGGTACAAAAACGAGGGGAGGACTTTGAGCATTGAGATTTCACCCGGAGCGGTAAGCTGGGGGATCTCAAAGCCCTCTATGCGGGGAGGGGCTTCACGGTCCGCACGAGATAGATCAATATAACTGACTGCTGAGTTGGTGGTGCCTAAATCGATTCCTACGATGTAGTTAGTGGTCATGGGTCATCAGGCCTGGGGCCGTCATTCGCTTCATTGTCATGAGGTTATTTTCGATCTCCCCACTCCGCGTTCCGAGCTCCGCGTCCCGGAGACGGTCACTCCGTTGGCGTTCAGTGGTCGGCCGCGGGCCTTTCAATACTCGATTTTCAATGCTCAAGTCTCAACGCCCTCCCCTTTCCCTCACATTGAACTCCAGCTTGAATTTCCGATCCGTCTCCCGGGCGACGCACCACAGCTCCAGGGTCCCCACCTCTGTGACCTTGATCTGAAGGGTTACGGGAACAACGGCCCCGGTTTCCCCTTCCAGCCGGGTTTCAAGGGTGGCGACCGGTGCAATTTCTCCGCCCCAGTCCTCCACCACCGTACCGACGGCGTCATGACGGCGGGTGGTGGAGCCTAAGAAGTCGAACCTGACAGGCTCGCCCGTCACCAGACCGAACTCCTTGTCCGGGATCCGGGCCTCGGCGCCCTCTTCCATGCCAAAAGGGGCGACGCATAAGGCCTTGACCGGTGTAGGGACCCCTGGAACCGCCGGCATGGCGGCTTCAATCCCGATATAATACGTCCTTGACAGCCCGCTGCGGATGCGCACCCCTCTACCCCGCCGGACCAGGCCATAATATGCCGCGCCTCTTGCCACGGCCAGGTCAAAATCATGGGTTTCAATTTCCGAAGGTCGCGGCTGTTTCTCGCTGTCCGCCCATGATGAAAGGAGGTCGAGCACACGTCTTCTCAAGCCCCCGGCCTTCATAACGCCCCCGTTAAAAAGAACCGCAGTGGGGCATACAAACCTCCCCTCTCCGGCCTCGGCATACGCAGCGTCCTGTTGGCCCAGAAACCGGGCCAGATGGTGAGTAACGGCCGGGTCGGACGTATACGAAAGGCCCATCTCCCTCATCCCGGTGCGAAGCTGCTCCCGTGGACGAACCGTCCGGTCGCACTCCGGAAAAAAACCGCGGGTCAAGACTTCCTCCACCTCTCCCCATGTCAACTCGGTTTTGATCGTATTGCCGATCAACCGGCTTCCCCTGCCCAGAATCGTAACGGGCCAGACATCAAGCCCTTCCTCCCTGAATAGGTGCTCTTTGGCTGAACGGCAACTGTGACACAAGGTCCTCATCTGGTAGGCGTCCAGCTTTTGCCCCTTCACAGCCAGCCGGTTGGCCACGGTATACGCCAGGGTCAAATCCATGTTATCCCCGCCCACCAAGAGATGGTCCCCCACGGCGACCCGTTCCAATGCCAGTCCTCCCTCTTCCTGGGAGACTTCGATCAGGCTGAAATCCGTGGTTCCACCCCCTATGTCCGCCACCAGGATTCGATCCCCCACGCTTACCAGTTCCCGCCACCCTTCCTTTGCAGAGTTCAGCCATGCATAAAAGGCGGCCTGGGGTTCCTCGAGAAGGGTGCTTTTGGGGAAACCCGCCAGTTCTGCCGCCTTGACCGTCAGGTCCCTGGCCACCGCATCAAAAGACGCGGGGACTGTCAGGAACACCTCCTGGTTCTCCAGACGCAACCTCTCATCATGCTCGGCCATGACGTGGTTCCAGCTATCCTTGATGTGCCTCAGAATGGCTGCAGAGGCCTCCACCGGCGACAGCTTGGGGCTGTCCTCGGGGGCCTCCCACGGGAGGATCGCCTCGTTTCGGTCTACACCGGTATGGCAAAGCCATGACTTGGTGGAGGCAATCGCCCGTAAAGGAATTTCGGCTCCCCGGTCCCGCGCAAATTCTCCCACTGCCAGGGAATTCCCCTTGTCCCAGGGCAATTCAAGACTCCCTTCCGGAAGATCGTGGGGAGCCGGCAGGAACAGGAAAGACGGCAACACCGCGCTTTCTCCGATCGAGCCGGGCCCCACCAGTTGAGGAATCTTAAAAATGTTTATGGCGGGTTCATCATATTCATCGACCGGGATTTTGGCAAAGGCTGCCACGCTGTTGGTGGTGCCCAGGTCTATCCCTATCACATAAACGGGTTCAGACATGGAATACTCCTTACTCAATTTCCACCTCTGCCGGTGCGATAATGGTGGGATCCTGAGAACCTGACAGGGTAGGGAGATTCAGACCGGTAGTCCGCCAGCCCCGGTGCTGCAAGGTCCCTCTGAACGGGGGCCGGCCGGACACATTGCCTGTGAGCCGGATGCTGTTGGCGTCAAACCCGGCGTCAACCATTATCGATTCCCCTTCGTCCCTGTCGATGACGGGCTTGGGGGCCACATATTTATTCAGACTTTCCCGGCAGCTCTCCTGTATCCCCCTGACAGCAGCCCCAATCTGAGCGTCATCATAGGCCTGAAGGTTCTCCTGTAAAAAATCCACCAGCCGCCCTTCCCTCTGCAAAAGAGAAAGGAGATGAAGAGATCTCCGCTGATCGATCCTTGCCTGCGCTTTCTTCTCCTCGGATGACTGTTCAGGGGGTATTGCCATCTCTTTCCCTGCCCTGACCGGTGGTGACGGTGCGACCCGGGTATCTCCTGTCCTCCCCTTCCGAATCGCCGAACGAAGGTTCAACCAGACAAGAAATCCGATAACCGCGAGACCTGCTGCCAGAACCGAAGCAACTCTCAGGGTTATATGCCGCCAGGAAAGTTCAATTTCAGCCAACAATTGAGGATCCAGGACCTTCTGTTGGTGTGTATCCAGACTCTCCTTGAATAGTCCCAATTCCCAATACCCGACACCGGCGAGCACCATCCCCAAAACCAGAAACCAAACCAAAATCCAGAGTGCCAACTGACGAGAAGAATTATCTGATGTTTTCATGTTGCCTCCCTCACGCGTCCTTTCATCAAAACCCAATATTAAGGGCCAAATCTCAGATTTCAAGCTTCGACGTTAATTCGAACCAGGCGCCCCTATAATTCTTCGGGGGCGCGCTGTCTTATAGAGAGCTCTGAACTTCCTGGCAACCTCATTCCTGCGTTGTTTAAATACCATCTCTGCTCCTTAGGCCCCTATTTCCAATAACCCTGTAACAAAAAACAAGAAAATCTGTTTGTTTCTCAGTACGCCTTATTTTATAGACTCACACGGAGCCACCCCGAGTGAAACAACACAGAAAAAGTTTCACCGGGCAGGCAAAGAACACAGAGAAAAGGGCATGTTCCCGTTTATTTACAAAAAAACCTTTGTGTGCGCTGTGTCTCTGTGTGAGCCCCGCCTGGGCGGAATTGGTTGCGGGTATCCGCTTTAGAACATTCAATCCTATAGGTTTGAATTGACATTCCTGCATGGATTTATGAGATTATAGGCAAATTATTCCAGAGTCACCATGAGCCGATCCCACACTGTTTTTATTGTTTCTCCCACTGACACCGGAATCCAAGACTGGAGGTTTAGCGATGAAGAGACTCATCATGATTTTCACGATGTTTGCCGCACTGATGATTGGCGGTTGTTCGGGAGAGAACGCCAAGGAAATTTTTGAAACCGCTCAGTTGGAGGAGCTGCAGAAAAACCATGCTCATGCAAAAGAACTTTACCGCAAATTAATCCAAAAACATCCCGAAAGCGCGTATGCAGCAAAGGCAAGGGAAAAGCTGGATGCATTGAACCGTGCCGGACAGTAATTTTTTCGAGGGATTGACCTGACAACGAGAGGAACGGTGGAAAGAAGATCCCGGAGAATCGCTTTTTCAACAAGGCGGCGAGACCCTGGGATGGGAAGAACGGAGCGCCCGCCTCAGCCGGCAATTCGTAGATTATCTTTGAAGACGCCTTCCGGCACGCTGAGGCATGCAAAGGCATTTACGATCCATCCGGGGGTGTGAATCAGCTCTCTTGCTCTCTGCACATCCATATCAAGCGTGTTGTGCGCGGTAAGGGAAAATATCACAATATGATGATGAGTACTCTTGAAAGCGCTTTCGAGACACCCTCCCACGCAAAGCACCGGCCCAAAGCGATTGACGGCCGAAGTGAATAGAAAAGCCCCATGGACCGGTTTGGATCTATGGGGCTTTTGTGTTATTCAACAACGTCTGACACAATCATCAAAGAAAACTATACGGGCACAAGGACCCTGATGAAACGTGGACCATTCTATCAGGCAGACATCTCCTTGACTTTCTTCAAGGGGCGGATTTTGACCGCCCGGCGAGCCGGTTTGGCCTTGAACACGGTCTCTTCTTTAGTGAAAGGGTTGATCCCTTTGCGCGCCTTGGTCGCGGGTTTACGCTTAACTTCAATTTTGAAAAGACCGGGAAATGTAAACTGACCGGGACCCCGCTTCTTGATATGACGCTCGATGAGGAAAGCAAATTCCTCGAATACCGATGATACCTGTTTTCTGGTAAGCTCGGTGTTTTGTGCAATCTCACTCATCAGCTCCGTTTTGGTCATTGGTTTCTTTAACGCCGTGGTCTTTCTGGTGTT
The DNA window shown above is from Deltaproteobacteria bacterium and carries:
- a CDS encoding hsp70 family protein, whose translation is MTTNYIVGIDLGTTNSAVSYIDLSRADREAPPRIEGFEIPQLTAPGEISMLKVLPSFLYLPGDHELDNNGLQATWTSEKKGVAGAFARNQGVKVPKRLVSSAKSWLCHGKVDRRAPILPWGGDGQIARMSPVAVTAAYLRHIKEAWNQDKREDKGRYLENQNVLITVPASFDEVARDLTMEAAAQAGLRHITLLEEPLAAFYCWLSMHEGGWDRFVRPGELILVCDVGGGTTDFTLITLRERNGHPVFERIAVGDHLILGGDNMDLALAHRCEARLQGEMGRRLSLDRWQALCSQCRQAKERLLNSLSESETITLLGEGRKLIAGTVSTRLSKEEVESAILDGFFPLIAPGESLIEKPRQGMIEFGLPYAQDPAITRHLIRFLEHHREDVREMLGKATPRPDLILFNGAALKPPPVQERIREAVSRWCGVEEGPLPRILQNPDLDLAVSVGASYYGLVRKGQGVRVDSGSARAYYLGVHLETDMPEEGIAHPSLPQTAVCLVERHMPEGTANALTDRKFHVLANQPVQFYLYSSSYRTGDRVGEFVPVDDTLTPLPPLYTVIKFGKKAGETVIPVEVEADYTEMGTLAVWCRSARSPHRWRFQFRLRQTDPPPEVSDREVFEESLVNEALEAVRKAFSAKDGNRETTRLIKTLTAVVDRPKELWPLGLIRRIADELLSLRSARGRNPDHEARWLNLIGFCMRPGFGDPLDGHRLENLWRIFHEGLVHDKHAQIRSEWWVLWRRVAGGLSAGQQVKVLQEILSRIKPGKGDKKKRLAPQEHMEIWMTAANLERVPQNDKVVLGGLLLESLRPGKTRPQYWWSLSRIGAREPLYGPVDRVIPPDVIASWVDRILKSGWRDLRPVGAALAHMSRLVGDRKRDLDPELVQRVIAWIAPHEWSEQYITPLKEVVPLDRNEESVIFGESLPSGIQLRMD
- a CDS encoding response regulator, translating into MMRILIVDDNEALTVLMKEMLETEGVYDVETAENGEDGYLAFLNFKPDVILTDIEMPVKNGIEMVRDIRVHYPSVKTIYMSGDLNRYRMLLENEETEYKADLLNKPFSFSKVMGLFHEYQNEATDMRCHSQGDLCQ
- a CDS encoding Hsp70 family protein, with the protein product MSEPVYVIGIDLGTTNSVAAFAKIPVDEYDEPAINIFKIPQLVGPGSIGESAVLPSFLFLPAPHDLPEGSLELPWDKGNSLAVGEFARDRGAEIPLRAIASTKSWLCHTGVDRNEAILPWEAPEDSPKLSPVEASAAILRHIKDSWNHVMAEHDERLRLENQEVFLTVPASFDAVARDLTVKAAELAGFPKSTLLEEPQAAFYAWLNSAKEGWRELVSVGDRILVADIGGGTTDFSLIEVSQEEGGLALERVAVGDHLLVGGDNMDLTLAYTVANRLAVKGQKLDAYQMRTLCHSCRSAKEHLFREEGLDVWPVTILGRGSRLIGNTIKTELTWGEVEEVLTRGFFPECDRTVRPREQLRTGMREMGLSYTSDPAVTHHLARFLGQQDAAYAEAGEGRFVCPTAVLFNGGVMKAGGLRRRVLDLLSSWADSEKQPRPSEIETHDFDLAVARGAAYYGLVRRGRGVRIRSGLSRTYYIGIEAAMPAVPGVPTPVKALCVAPFGMEEGAEARIPDKEFGLVTGEPVRFDFLGSTTRRHDAVGTVVEDWGGEIAPVATLETRLEGETGAVVPVTLQIKVTEVGTLELWCVARETDRKFKLEFNVRERGGR
- a CDS encoding HU family DNA-binding protein — its product is MAAKETGKKDAGKKGNTRKTTALKKPMTKTELMSEIAQNTELTRKQVSSVFEEFAFLIERHIKKRGPGQFTFPGLFKIEVKRKPATKARKGINPFTKEETVFKAKPARRAVKIRPLKKVKEMSA
- a CDS encoding DUF2760 domain-containing protein; its protein translation is MKTSDNSSRQLALWILVWFLVLGMVLAGVGYWELGLFKESLDTHQQKVLDPQLLAEIELSWRHITLRVASVLAAGLAVIGFLVWLNLRSAIRKGRTGDTRVAPSPPVRAGKEMAIPPEQSSEEKKAQARIDQRRSLHLLSLLQREGRLVDFLQENLQAYDDAQIGAAVRGIQESCRESLNKYVAPKPVIDRDEGESIMVDAGFDANSIRLTGNVSGRPPFRGTLQHRGWRTTGLNLPTLSGSQDPTIIAPAEVEIE